Genomic DNA from Paracoccus aminophilus JCM 7686:
CCGGCAACCGAGATCAGCTTTCCAGCCTTGGTCAGTGCGGCCGCGTCACGCGCTGCGGCATTGGTCGCGGCATCGAAAGGCGGGATTTCGAAGGCACCAAGCGGGCCGTTCCAGATCAGCGTGCGCGCGCCTTCGAAGACCGCTTTGATCGCGGCAACCGTCTGCGGACCGGCGTCGAGGATCATCGCATCGGCCGGGCATTGGTCGGCGGGCAGGGTCTCGGTTTCGGCATGAGCCTTGAACTCGCGGGCGACGACGATATCGACGGGCAGGTGGATGGTGCAGCCGGTCGCGGTGGATTTCTCCAAGATGGCGCGGGCGGTGTCGGCCATGTCGCGCTCGGCCAAAGACTTGCCGACCTCGATCCCCTTGGCGACAAGGAAGGTATTGGCCATGCCGCCGCCGATCACCAGATGCTCGACCTTCTCGATGAGATTGGTCAGCAGTTCGAGCTTGGTCGAGACCTTCGCACCGCCGACAATCGCCACGACCGGACGCTCGGGATTGCCAAGGGCGGCATCGAGCGCGGTCAGCTCTGCCTGCATCAGACGGCCCGCCGCCGAAGGCAGCAGTTTCGCGATGCCTTCCGTCGAGGCATGGGCGCGATGCGCGGCCGAGAAAGCGTCATTGACATAGACCTGACCGAGTGCCGCGACCGAGGCCGCGAAGGTCGGGTCATTGGCCTCTTCGCCGGGATAGAAGCGGGTGTTTTCCAAAAGCAGGATATCGCCCGCCTTGAGATCGGCAACTGCACGCTTGGCCGGGCCGCCAATCGCCTCTTCCGAGAATTTGACCGGCTGGCCGAGAGCTTTTTCCAGCGCGGGAATCAGCTGGTGCAGGCTCATCGCCGGGACCTTCTGGCCCTTCGGACGATCGAAATGCGCCAGCAGCACCGGGATGCCGCCTTTGGCCTGAATATCCTTCACCGTCGGCACGATCTTTTCGATGCGGGTCGCGTCGGTGACCTGACCGTTCTCGACCGGGACGTTGATATCCACCCGGACCAGCACAACCTTGCCGTCCAGATCCAAGTCGTCGATCGTATTGAAATCCGCCATGTCAGCACCTCTCCGCAACTGCATTGTCT
This window encodes:
- a CDS encoding phosphoglycerate kinase, with translation MADFNTIDDLDLDGKVVLVRVDINVPVENGQVTDATRIEKIVPTVKDIQAKGGIPVLLAHFDRPKGQKVPAMSLHQLIPALEKALGQPVKFSEEAIGGPAKRAVADLKAGDILLLENTRFYPGEEANDPTFAASVAALGQVYVNDAFSAAHRAHASTEGIAKLLPSAAGRLMQAELTALDAALGNPERPVVAIVGGAKVSTKLELLTNLIEKVEHLVIGGGMANTFLVAKGIEVGKSLAERDMADTARAILEKSTATGCTIHLPVDIVVAREFKAHAETETLPADQCPADAMILDAGPQTVAAIKAVFEGARTLIWNGPLGAFEIPPFDAATNAAARDAAALTKAGKLISVAGGGDTVAALNKAGVAGDFTYISTAGGAFLEWMEGKDLPGVLALAKR